A portion of the Bufo gargarizans isolate SCDJY-AF-19 chromosome 7, ASM1485885v1, whole genome shotgun sequence genome contains these proteins:
- the LOC122943645 gene encoding probable peptidyl-tRNA hydrolase 2, with amino-acid sequence MDTCEQEAADVAQEDPEVNAQYLQQLKDLDIPEDEARKALILTGNVSAEEAAIFYFDSLENQNPDTDDDDTFHKMVFVVNMELSMGVGKIAAQVGHGAVGLYQLLLTDSKTKEMAEKWDEYGAKKIVLQGASTSHLLELQALALSLDLPTYLVQDAGRTQIAVGSRTVLAIMGEEEMVNKVTGKLKLLN; translated from the exons ATGGACACATGTGAGCAGGAAGCGGCTGATGTGGCCCAGGAAGACCCCGAGGTGAACGCACAGTATTTACAGCAGCTCAAGGACCTGGATATTCCTGAAGATGAAGCCAGGAAG GCACTGATTCTTACTGGGAATGTATCAGCCGAAGAAGCTGCGATATTTTACTTTGACAGTTTAGAAAATCAGAATCCG GACACAGATGATGACGACACTTTTCACAAGATGGTGTTTGTGGTGAACATGGAGCTGTCTATGGGTGTAGGGAAG ATTGCTGCTCAGGTCGGACATGGAGCAGTTGGCTTATATCAGCTCTTGTTAACAGACTCCAAGACCAAGGAGATGGCGGAAAAATGGGATGAATATGG AGCTAAGAAGATCGTCCTTCAGGGCGCCAGTACTTCTCATCTGCTGGAGTTACAAGCTTTGGCGTTAAGTTTGGATTTACCAACATACCTGGTGCAGGATGCAGGCAGGACACAG ATTGCAGTCGGTTCACGCACTGTTCTCGCCATCATGGGTGAAGAAGAAATGGTGAATAAAGTGACGGGCAAGCTGAAACTGCTGAACTGA
- the LOC122944122 gene encoding poly [ADP-ribose] polymerase tankyrase-2-like: MRQMGFYISSLSRSPCTKTQVRHYQVAPSYNYKWTDIHYEASRGNVEKLRSLLTTSDKELVDRKDYYGKTPLYWAAYKGQRVSMELLLQHGASVNSCCKHGGTPLHAAIGLFPDCALLLIQHGADVNLQDNWGVTPMYLAACSGQLECIRLLVQAGADITYKNKKTGLPPKRLASQVGFIAWIESFSHQPRSLKHLSRLRIRSSLGPQRLRAVRTFNLPQSLKCYLMFEDLVLQEPV; the protein is encoded by the exons ATGAGACAGATGGGTTTCTACATAAGCTCCTTGTCCAGAAGTCCCTGCACCAAGACACAGGTGCGACATTACCAGGTGGCCCCGAGCTACAACTACAAATGGACCGACATCCACTATGAAGCCAGCAGGGGCAACGTGGAGAAGCTGCGATCGCTGCTGACCACCTCAG ATAAAGAATTGGTGGATCGGAAAGACTATTATGGGAAGACGCCTTtatactgggcggcttataaagGACAAAGGGTTTCAATGGAGCTACTCTTACAGCACGGGGCCAGTGTGAACAGCTGCTGTAAGCATGGCGGCACCCCCCTACACGCAGCAATTGGCTTGTTTCCCGATTGCGCCCTCCTGCTAATACAG CATGGTGCCGATGTTAATCTGCAGGACAACTGGGGAGTGACACCAATGTACCTGGCAGCGTGCAGCGGGCAACTGGAGTGTATTCGGCTGCTTGTGCAGGCGGGCGCTGACATCACATACAAGAACAAG AAAACAGGCCTGCCTCCCAAGCGCCTTGCTTCCCAAGTCGGATTTATTGCCTGGATTGAGTCCTTCTCTCATCAGCCTCGCTCATTAAAACACCTAAGCCGCTTACGAATACGATCCAGCCTTGGGCCCCAGAGGCTCCGAGCAGTGAGGACCTTTAACTTACCACAATCACTGAAGTGCTATCTTATGTTTGAGGACCTGGTGCTGCAGGAACCTGTGTAA